The Streptomyces sp. HUAS CB01 genome has a segment encoding these proteins:
- a CDS encoding response regulator has translation MTISVLIVDDQAMVREGFSVLLNAMPDIEVIGEAVNGRQAVAQVDALRPDVVLMDIRMPELNGIEATREIVAADSDAKVLVLTTFDLDEYVYQALRAGASGFLLKDASARQLADGVRVVAAGEALLAPTVTRRLITEFSRISAAPRTPALARIGDLTERETEVLVLIAQGLSNGEIASHLVVAESTIKTHVSRILVKLGLRDRTQAAVFAYEARLVTPG, from the coding sequence ATGACCATCAGCGTCCTCATCGTCGACGACCAGGCGATGGTCCGCGAGGGCTTCTCCGTCCTGCTGAACGCCATGCCCGACATCGAGGTGATCGGCGAGGCCGTCAACGGCCGCCAGGCGGTCGCCCAGGTCGACGCACTGCGCCCCGACGTCGTCCTGATGGACATCCGGATGCCCGAGCTCAACGGCATCGAGGCCACCCGGGAGATCGTCGCGGCCGACAGTGACGCGAAGGTGCTGGTGCTGACGACCTTCGACCTGGACGAGTACGTGTACCAGGCGCTGCGCGCCGGTGCCTCCGGCTTCCTGCTGAAGGACGCCTCCGCCCGCCAGCTCGCGGACGGGGTGCGGGTCGTCGCGGCCGGCGAGGCCCTGCTCGCGCCGACCGTCACCCGCAGGCTCATCACGGAGTTCTCCCGGATCTCGGCGGCGCCCAGGACGCCCGCCCTGGCCAGGATCGGCGATCTGACCGAACGCGAGACGGAGGTGCTGGTCCTCATCGCGCAGGGGCTGTCGAACGGGGAGATCGCCTCGCACCTCGTCGTCGCCGAGTCCACGATCAAGACCCATGTCAGCCGCATCCTGGTGAAACTGGGGCTGCGGGACCGGACGCAGGCGGCGGTGTTCGCCTACGAGGCACGGCTGGTCACCCCGGGCTGA
- a CDS encoding universal stress protein yields the protein MPVIAWIVEGTWPACVDAARARAAEGEAVTLLHVSEPASADVAHGAFAGLLGRGHHEDDPGNRVESLGADSAARLLARAAERFGRPCTPLERTGRAEREVVAAAEGADLLVVARDGDRGHLGPRSLGPAARFVVDHAPCPVLLVWPEPAPGLGSLPQEPAHPPGAPPRPPGPPPHAPAPPPGAPPHAPPHAPEPPEPPRPPAPPPHPPR from the coding sequence ATGCCCGTGATCGCCTGGATCGTCGAGGGCACCTGGCCCGCGTGCGTCGACGCCGCCCGCGCCCGTGCGGCGGAGGGCGAAGCGGTCACGCTGCTGCACGTCAGCGAACCGGCCTCCGCGGACGTCGCCCACGGGGCGTTCGCCGGTCTGCTCGGTCGGGGCCATCACGAGGACGATCCGGGGAACCGGGTGGAGAGCCTCGGGGCCGACTCGGCGGCCCGGCTGCTGGCCCGGGCGGCAGAGCGGTTCGGCCGGCCGTGCACCCCGCTGGAACGCACGGGCCGGGCGGAACGTGAGGTCGTCGCCGCGGCCGAGGGCGCCGATCTGCTCGTCGTCGCCAGGGACGGGGACCGCGGGCATCTCGGACCGCGCAGTCTGGGCCCGGCCGCGCGGTTCGTCGTCGACCACGCCCCCTGTCCCGTGCTGCTGGTGTGGCCGGAGCCGGCGCCGGGCCTCGGGAGCCTGCCGCAGGAGCCGGCGCACCCGCCGGGCGCACCGCCGCGGCCACCGGGACCACCGCCGCACGCGCCCGCTCCGCCACCCGGGGCGCCCCCGCACGCCCCGCCGCACGCCCCGGAACCGCCCGAACCGCCGCGACCGCCCGCACCGCCACCGCACCCGCCGCGCTGA